The Echeneis naucrates chromosome 8, fEcheNa1.1, whole genome shotgun sequence genome has a window encoding:
- the pgls gene encoding 6-phosphogluconolactonase isoform X2: protein MLSKELLAMPELDCSKWLVGFCDERLVSFDDPESTYGLYKRQLFSKVNIPDSGILTIDSSLPVTECAEDYTRKLKEVFPNDDFPVFDLLLLGMGPDGHTCSLFPDHPLLEETKKIVAPISDSPKPPPQRVTMTLPVVNSARCVAFISTGGSKAPVLKEVLEGREGPAFPAARVVPTNGELFWLVDDPAAASLTIQVERLGSGAKL, encoded by the exons ATGCTCAGCAAAGAGCTGCTCGCCATGCCTGAGCTGGACTGCAGCAAGTGGTTGGTGGGTTTCTGTGATGAGCGACTAGTTTCCTTCGACGATCCAGAGAGCACCTATGGGCTGTACAAG CGTCAGTTGTTCTCCAAGGTCAACATCCCCGATAGTGGAATCTTAACCATTGATTCCTCTTTGCCAGTCACTGAGTGTGCTGAGGATTACACCCGCAAGCTGAAGGAG GTCTTCCCAAATGATGACTTCCCTGTGTTTGACTTATTACTGCTGGGTATGGGGCCTGATGGACACACCTGTTCCCTTTTCCCAGACCACCCTCTCCTGGAG GAAACCAAGAAGATTGTGGCCCCCATCAGTGACTCTCcaaaaccaccaccacagcGTGTAACGATGACTTTGCCGGTGGTTAATTCTGCACGTTGTGTAGCTTTCATATCAACAGGAGGGAGCAAAGCACCTGTTTTGAAG GAAGTGCTGGAGGGTAGAGAGGGTCCAGCGTTTCCAGCAGCCCGTGTTGTCCCGACTAACGGCGAGCTGTTCTGGCTTGTTGATGACCCCGCAGCTGCCTCCTTAACAATCCAGGTCGAGAGGCTGGGCTCAGGGGCAAAACTGTag
- the pgls gene encoding 6-phosphogluconolactonase isoform X1, protein MAGRRVVVFPSSAELGPVLGHLVTSRAEKAISSHGRFTLGLSGGSLVSMLSKELLAMPELDCSKWLVGFCDERLVSFDDPESTYGLYKRQLFSKVNIPDSGILTIDSSLPVTECAEDYTRKLKEVFPNDDFPVFDLLLLGMGPDGHTCSLFPDHPLLEETKKIVAPISDSPKPPPQRVTMTLPVVNSARCVAFISTGGSKAPVLKEVLEGREGPAFPAARVVPTNGELFWLVDDPAAASLTIQVERLGSGAKL, encoded by the exons ATGGCGGGCAGAAGAGTTGTGGTCTTCCCTTCCTCAGCGGAGCTCGGTCCTGTGCTGGGCCATCTGGTGACGTCTCGGGCTGAGAAGGCCATCTCCTCTCATGGCAGGTTCACCTTGGGGCTCTCTGGAGGAAGCCTTGTGTCCATGCTCAGCAAAGAGCTGCTCGCCATGCCTGAGCTGGACTGCAGCAAGTGGTTGGTGGGTTTCTGTGATGAGCGACTAGTTTCCTTCGACGATCCAGAGAGCACCTATGGGCTGTACAAG CGTCAGTTGTTCTCCAAGGTCAACATCCCCGATAGTGGAATCTTAACCATTGATTCCTCTTTGCCAGTCACTGAGTGTGCTGAGGATTACACCCGCAAGCTGAAGGAG GTCTTCCCAAATGATGACTTCCCTGTGTTTGACTTATTACTGCTGGGTATGGGGCCTGATGGACACACCTGTTCCCTTTTCCCAGACCACCCTCTCCTGGAG GAAACCAAGAAGATTGTGGCCCCCATCAGTGACTCTCcaaaaccaccaccacagcGTGTAACGATGACTTTGCCGGTGGTTAATTCTGCACGTTGTGTAGCTTTCATATCAACAGGAGGGAGCAAAGCACCTGTTTTGAAG GAAGTGCTGGAGGGTAGAGAGGGTCCAGCGTTTCCAGCAGCCCGTGTTGTCCCGACTAACGGCGAGCTGTTCTGGCTTGTTGATGACCCCGCAGCTGCCTCCTTAACAATCCAGGTCGAGAGGCTGGGCTCAGGGGCAAAACTGTag
- the LOC115047617 gene encoding putative zinc finger and SCAN domain-containing protein 5C has product METMAKCALSQVCKLVDEDSTELMLELRRLLFANTALKEKVSSLEWELTIVRSNGPKLCGASRTVGVQTVALQDGDPHGFSVSGSPTIEGIFGKDWCMTLWKDGNPYSLALERTTDSLQTEKCEEITTAEIKEEDYAKAAASGCQQEALGTEEHEESPAVEPEQLSINYLADGSTCILPFDQGREQTLSADVIENPSVQLMSINDTEQAFSTYIIPIEEEEEEDDDDNDNDDMQFVQESRQEPVMIAAVGPSHNKQQTFPADNSKTSIAPDKDSHNFNAQTARDLKKEKFTCQICSRTFYHKGTLTHHMKSHKSKFCNICRQHFPYKYKQSSHTCVPPVRSQKVSKSCGLCGKTFANPSALRIHYVVHTGETPYSCSLCGKGFTQKGNLKCHLRTHSGERPFQCVKCGKTFTQKVNLNNHLMVHINQERRDPRGRRHLKRTTAVQYQ; this is encoded by the exons atGGAGACCATGGCTAAGTGTGCCCTCAGTCAGGTCTGCAAGCTGGTGGATGAGGACTCGACTGAGCTCATGCTCGAGTTAAGACGGCTTCTGTTTGCAAACACAGCcctgaaagagaaagtgagcAGCCTGGAGTGGGAGCTGACCATCGTGAGGAGCAACGGCCCTAAGTTGTGTGGAGCTTCTCGCACTGTGGGTGTACAAACTGTGGCTTTGCAGGATGGAGATCCTCACG GCTTCTCAGTATCTGGGTCCCCCACTATTGAGGGGATCTTTGGAAAAGACTGGTGTATGACTCTGTGGAAGGACGGAAATCCATACAGTCTGGCTCTGGAGAGAACCACAGACTCACTACAGACTGAGAAG TGTGAGGAAATTACAACGGCTGAGATCAAAGAGGAAGATTATGCCAAAGCTGCCGCCAGCGGGTGCCAGCAGGAAGCACTTGGTACAGAAG AACATGAAGAAAGCCCAGCTGTGGAACCGGAGCAGCTGTCTATCAATTACTTGGCTGATGGCAGCACTTGCATTCTGCCATTTGATCAAGGGAGAGAACAGACTTTGTCTGCAGATGTTATTGAAAACCCATCTGTGCAGCTTATGTCCATCAATGACACAGAACAGGCTTTTAGCACTTATATCATTCCAAtcgaagaggaggaggaggaggatgatgatgataacgATAATGATGATATGCAGTTTGTTCAAGAAAGTCGGCAGGAGCCAGTAATGATCGCTGCAGTTGGGCCAAGCCACAACAAGCAGCAAACATTTCCAGCAGACAACAGTAAAACCAGCATTGCTCCGGATAAAGATTCACATAACTTTAATGCACAAACTGCAAGAGAtctaaaaaaagagaaattcacATGCCAAATATGTAGCAGGACATTTTACCACAAGGGCACTCTAACACACCACATGAAGTCACACAAGTCAAAATTTTGTAACATTTGTAGGCAGCATTTCCCTTACAAGTACAAACAAAGTTCACACACCTGCGTGCCTCCAGTTCGTTCTCAGAAAGTCAGTAAATCTTGTGGGCTGTGTGGGAAGACCTTTGCGAACCCATCAGCTCTGAGGATTCACTACGTGGTCCATACAGGAGAAACACCCTACAGTTGTAGCTTGTGTGGGAAAGGCTTCACCCAGAAAGGCAATCTGAAATGTCACCTACGCACCCATTCCGGAGAGAGACCGTTTCAATGTGTTAAATGTGGAAAGACCTTCACACAAAAGGTGAACCTGAACAATCATTTAATGGTACATATAAACCAGGAGAGAAGAGACCCCAGAGGTAGAAGACATCTGAAGCGAACGACAGCCGTACAATATCAGTAA
- the LOC115047627 gene encoding gastrula zinc finger protein XlCGF48.2-like, whose translation MMCDTTNRSFRTQLAAILEKLTKAALVEIGNLADECSSVLHTEISLHKTENEALKKRCYSLELQLRAAREAQSYPAHPHSVSRRLPPEQQQPAPAIDGVFGKDWCMDFWREEKIPSHRKETMEPAAMTSMGAQGIDMMERETDLIFVKEETYDDHPIGQQMSYTDDRKIVGIFEEDNMLHRSVDELQLHSVELNNFPMATDSQTQQRTQPTIMDKLIDDATMNTLVDNTNTPSVAAEYLDYTNNIQMNTSKKPTIQPKPLKLSKQFECLFCGKVFNYLSSLKVHIRRHSGEKPFSCSVCGKRFAQKTYLKLHQRVHSGEKPYSCPDCAKSFSQKSSLNIHLRTHTGEKPYSCVDCGKCYAYKYGLNHHQCFT comes from the exons ATGATGTGCGACACCACCAACCGGAGTTTTCGGACGCAGCTAGCAGCCATCCTGGAGAAACTGACGAAGGCGGCTTTGGTGGAGATCGGGAACCTGGCTGACGAGTGCTCCTCCGTCCTTCACACCGAGATATCCCTGCACAAGACGGAGAACGAGGCGCTGAAGAAGCGCTGCTACTcgctggagctccagctgagAGCGGCCAGGGAGGCGCAGAGCTACCCGGCACATCCCCACAGCGTCAGCCGGCGGCTCCCTCCAG aacagcagcagcctgctcCAGCCATCGATGGGGTCTTTGGGAAGGACTGGTGTATGGACTTTTGGAGGGAGGAGAAAATCCCCTCTCACAGGAAAGAGACAATGGAGCCTGCTGCTATGACAAGCATGGGAGCTCAG GGAATAGATATGATGGAGAGGGAAACTGATCTCATCTTTGTCAAGGAGGAGACATATGACGATCATCCCATTGGCCAGCAGATGAGTTACACAGATGATCGAAAAA TTGTTGGAATATTTGAAGAGGACAATATGCTTCATAGATCTgttgatgagctgcagcttcactcAGTGGAATTAAACAACTTTCCCATGGCGACTGACAGTCAAACTCAACAACGCACGCAGCCAACAATAATGGACAAGTTAATAGATGATGCAACAATGAACACTCTGGTTGACAACACAAATACTCCTTCAGTCGCTGCCGAATACTTGGACTACACAAACAATATCCAGATGAACACAAGTAAAAAACCTACAATTCAGCCAAAACCTTTGAAGCTATCAAAACAGTTTGAGTGCTTATTCTGTGGGAAAGTGTTCAACTATCTGAGCAGTTTAAAAGTCCACATCAGGCGACACTCTGGTGAAAAGCCTTTCAGCTGCTCAGTTTGCGGGAAAAGATTTGCTCAGAAAACGTACTTGAAACTGCACCAGCGCGTGCACTCAGGAGAGAAGCCGTACAGCTGTCCAGACTGTGCCAAAAGTTTTTCCCAGAAAAGCTCTCTGAACATACATCTTCGGACACACACTGGAGAAAAGCCTTACAGCTGTGTGGATTGTGGGAAATGTTACGCATACAAGTATGGTTTGAATCATCACCAGTGTTTCACTTGA
- the LOC115047623 gene encoding gastrula zinc finger protein xFG20-1 — MSTVFSFQTQLVSIMDALSKTAVMEISKLVEIESKMLKIEITRGRNEIASLTEKLQLMEKLLYIAQGGRQDSAAAAAAACSVGRDGSVNRILEPDRTRLAVKSESPWESISSSTEMSSVRHGEGQTAAELPNPPKEQPDLIVVKEEPLEVDTGNNEQESIRENRREAVTDTQKNSDVMQHPKSISEHQQPVFTDGFVNMSTQSSLTAPGRTRDTQWNPQLGPVHTNLEAGKSIAQNVASQSLSVLRNMKIHNLRNSAAKRFGCLQCGKSFRCFSQLEIHQRSHTGEKPFRCTLCGKRYAQKGHLYTHQRTHTGEKPYRCPICGKGFIQKCTLDMHQRTHTGEKPFVCIKCGKGFTKNCNLKKHLAVHLDPSLNMYGTDSGASAFNATLINGTT, encoded by the exons ATGTCGACGGTCTTCTCCTTCCAGACGCAACTCGTTTCCATCATGGACGCGTTGTCCAAAACAGCTGTCATGGAAATAAGCAAACTGGTGGAGATCGAGTCGAAGATGCTGAAAATAGAGATAACTCGAGGGCGAAACGAGATCGCCTCACTCACAGAGAAACTGCAGCTGATGGAGAAATTGCTTTACATTGCACAGGGGGGCAGACAggactcagcagcagcagctgcagcagcatgctCAGTGGGAAGAGATGGCTCAGTCAACAGAATATTGGAGCCTGACAGGACAAGACTTGCCGTAAAAAG TGAGAGCCCATGGGAAAGCATAAGTTCCTCTACTGAAATGAGCAGTGTGCGTCATGGCGAaggacaaactgcagctgaa CTCCCAAACCCACCAAAAGAGCAGCCTGACCTTATTGTGGTAAAGGAAGAACCTTTAGAGGTGGACACTGGAAACAATGAACAAGAAAGCATAAGGGAAAACA gaagagaagcagTCACAGACACTCAGAAGAATTCAGATGTGATGCAACACCCCAAATCCATCTCAGAACATCAGCAACCTGTCTTCACTGATGGCTTTGTAAACATGAGCACCCAGTCGTCTCTCACTGCACCGGGGAGGACCAGAGATACACAGTGGAATCCACAGCTTGGACCAGTGCACACAAATCTAGAGGCTGGGAAAAGTATTGCTCAAAATGTTGCCTCTCAAAGTTTAAGTGTGCTCAGAAACATGAAAATCCACAACTTGAGGAACTCAGCTGCCAAGAGGTTTGGCTGCTTGCAGTGCGGCAAGAGCTTCAGATGCTTTAGTCAGCTTGAAATACACCAGAGAagccacacaggagagaaacccttcaggTGCACACTGTGCGGAAAGAGATATGCTCAAAAAGGGCATCTGTATACTCACCAGCGCACGCACACTGGTGAGAAACCCTATCGCTGTCCCATCTGTGGAAAGGGATTCATTCAGAAATGCACTCTTGATATGCATCAGCGTACACACACTGGGGAAAAACCTTTTGTTTGTATCAAATGTGGCAAAGGTTTTACAAAGAACTGTAATCTGAAAAAGCACCTTGCAGTACATTTGGATCCTAGTTTGAATATGTATGGGACTGACTCTGGTGCATCAGCATTTAATGCAACATTAATTAATGGCACTACTTAG